In Polynucleobacter sp. AP-Ainpum-60-G11, one DNA window encodes the following:
- a CDS encoding MBL fold metallo-hydrolase: protein MTANHTPLIKDFFDPETWTYTYVVYEGDGSPCVIVDSVLNYDPKSGRTTTKSADEVISFVKAHQLQVDWILETHAHADHLTAAPYLQSHLGGKLVIGDHITNVQTVFKGVFNLDDRFKADGAQFDYLLKEGESLAFGNLSLKALFVPGHTPACMAYEIGDAIFVGDTLFMPDVGTARCDFPGGDAKTLYRSIQKLLSYPGQTKLFMCHDYPPNGRPAMGVTTVADEKAGNIHVHDGITEDQFVQMRTTRDKTLEMPTLILPSIQVNIRAGHFPEPDANGVAYLKIPLNAL, encoded by the coding sequence TTGACTGCAAACCATACCCCCCTGATTAAAGACTTTTTTGATCCAGAGACCTGGACCTATACCTATGTGGTTTATGAGGGTGATGGCAGCCCCTGCGTGATTGTTGACTCTGTTCTCAATTACGACCCTAAATCAGGCAGAACAACTACGAAGTCTGCTGATGAGGTGATTAGCTTCGTTAAGGCACACCAGCTGCAGGTAGATTGGATTTTGGAGACCCATGCCCATGCAGACCATTTAACTGCTGCCCCTTACTTGCAAAGCCACTTGGGCGGCAAATTAGTCATTGGGGATCACATCACCAATGTCCAAACCGTGTTTAAAGGCGTCTTCAATCTGGATGATCGCTTTAAAGCTGATGGCGCCCAGTTTGACTACTTGCTTAAAGAGGGTGAGTCACTCGCTTTTGGAAATCTTTCTTTGAAAGCACTTTTTGTACCGGGCCATACTCCTGCTTGCATGGCATATGAAATCGGTGATGCCATCTTTGTGGGCGATACCTTGTTTATGCCGGATGTCGGTACAGCTCGCTGTGATTTTCCTGGTGGCGATGCAAAGACACTCTATCGGTCTATTCAAAAGCTCTTGTCTTACCCTGGACAGACCAAGCTGTTTATGTGTCATGACTACCCGCCAAATGGACGCCCAGCCATGGGTGTGACTACCGTTGCTGATGAGAAGGCAGGCAATATTCACGTGCATGACGGTATCACTGAGGATCAGTTTGTACAGATGCGTACAACGCGAGATAAAACCTTGGAAATGCCAACATTAATTTTGCCTTCTATTCAGGTGAATATTCGGGCTGGGCATTTTCCTGAGCCAGATGCTAATGGCGTTGCGTACCTAAAAATTCCTTTAAACGCACTCTGA
- a CDS encoding ABC transporter ATP-binding protein: protein MLSIKNLEAGYGKVKVLHGINIDVPKGQVITLIGSNGAGKTTTMRAITGMIKPTGGEVTLGGEKIDGYDSHKIARLGLAHSPEGRRVFTTMSVNDNLLLGAFPRFTGSRPKGDIKNDLERALEMFPRLKERRNQLAGTLSGGEQQMLAMARAVMLNPEIILLDEPSMGLAPILVEEVFKIISNLKSQGVTMLLVEQFAAAALNVADYGYVLENGKIATHGPADKLMHDPAVKAAYLGGAGGH from the coding sequence ATGTTATCTATTAAGAATCTTGAAGCAGGCTACGGCAAAGTAAAAGTTCTGCACGGCATCAATATTGATGTTCCTAAAGGACAAGTCATTACTTTGATCGGGTCAAACGGCGCCGGTAAAACAACCACCATGCGTGCTATTACCGGCATGATTAAGCCAACTGGCGGTGAAGTGACATTGGGGGGTGAAAAAATTGATGGTTACGACTCTCATAAAATTGCCCGCCTTGGTTTAGCGCATAGCCCAGAAGGTCGTCGTGTCTTTACGACCATGTCAGTAAATGACAATCTCTTGCTGGGCGCATTTCCACGCTTTACAGGTAGCCGTCCGAAAGGCGACATTAAGAACGATTTAGAGCGTGCTCTAGAAATGTTCCCGCGCTTAAAAGAGCGTCGAAATCAATTGGCTGGTACCTTGTCAGGTGGTGAGCAACAGATGTTGGCGATGGCCCGTGCTGTGATGCTCAACCCAGAGATCATTCTTTTGGATGAGCCATCAATGGGTCTGGCACCAATTTTGGTTGAGGAGGTATTTAAGATTATTTCTAATCTCAAATCACAGGGTGTGACCATGTTATTGGTTGAGCAGTTTGCTGCAGCAGCATTGAACGTGGCTGACTATGGTTATGTTTTAGAAAACGGCAAGATTGCTACTCATGGCCCAGCCGACAAGTTGATGCATGATCCAGCTGTCAAAGCGGCTTACTTGGGTGGTGCTGGCGGTCACTAA
- a CDS encoding metalloregulator ArsR/SmtB family transcription factor, whose translation MNMPISKAELKKMQSSADDACKLMKVLSNRDRMMLLCEIGQAEKCVGELEAALDLHQPTLSQQLTVLRKEKLVKTRREGKQIYYSLSSQVAVAVMSLLYKHYCKK comes from the coding sequence ATGAATATGCCTATCTCAAAAGCAGAGTTAAAAAAGATGCAGTCATCGGCAGATGATGCTTGCAAGCTCATGAAGGTCTTGTCTAACCGTGATCGCATGATGCTCTTGTGTGAAATTGGGCAAGCAGAAAAATGCGTTGGTGAGCTGGAGGCAGCATTAGATTTGCATCAGCCAACCTTGTCCCAGCAGCTAACCGTATTACGTAAGGAAAAGCTGGTTAAAACACGTAGAGAGGGTAAGCAAATTTACTACTCGCTATCAAGCCAGGTCGCCGTAGCAGTCATGAGCTTGTTATACAAGCACTACTGCAAGAAGTAG
- a CDS encoding DUF3820 family protein translates to MDSEALVKLVTMKMPYGKHAGRALADLPGNYLAWFAREGFPKGELGQLLELMHTLDHNGLRGLLAPIQRAHGIAPRTQG, encoded by the coding sequence ATGGATTCAGAAGCCCTTGTGAAGCTGGTCACAATGAAGATGCCTTATGGCAAGCATGCTGGTCGTGCGCTTGCGGACTTGCCTGGTAATTACTTGGCCTGGTTCGCTCGCGAGGGTTTTCCTAAGGGCGAGCTTGGTCAGCTCCTGGAGCTAATGCACACCCTAGATCACAATGGATTGCGAGGCTTGTTGGCGCCCATTCAGCGGGCCCATGGAATTGCTCCCCGCACTCAGGGGTAA
- a CDS encoding DNA/RNA non-specific endonuclease, with amino-acid sequence MKLLARLLTLIALWLPLSASALFDQCKDLFPAQQVPTTTQAGRDLCFDDFAIYYSPVDKKPVYTVEKLNGVQLQAPHPRRTNQFYEEARLPLSERALLTDYRGSGFDRGHNVPAGDMTSERGMAQSFSLANMMPQARQNNQGIWVKRVEEPTRMYIKRAQGNIYVFTGSVGYAGSIGKGKVTIPSHLFKLVYDPNKKLAWAYWVENTDDAQMSAPISYAELIQKTSIDFHLPVNAAEIRPNQATEKQASESKQLVGGWYPVFFDQYSPDKVAAITSNIKAGKVASIELQYDRNLSLAQSLAKEIEAQSSIVVTLSQSSPPDTPNVTYERNRVIAIVRTK; translated from the coding sequence ACCGTTGAGTGCCTCTGCCCTATTTGACCAATGCAAGGATCTGTTCCCAGCCCAGCAGGTTCCGACCACAACTCAGGCGGGAAGAGACCTCTGTTTTGATGATTTTGCAATCTACTACTCACCAGTAGATAAAAAGCCCGTCTATACCGTTGAGAAACTCAATGGCGTGCAACTCCAAGCACCACATCCTCGTCGTACCAATCAGTTTTATGAGGAGGCTAGGCTGCCCTTGAGTGAGCGCGCACTGCTGACAGACTATCGAGGCAGTGGTTTCGACCGAGGACATAACGTGCCAGCGGGTGATATGACTAGCGAGCGGGGGATGGCTCAGTCATTCTCCCTAGCTAACATGATGCCGCAGGCCAGACAAAACAATCAGGGCATCTGGGTAAAACGGGTTGAAGAGCCTACCAGGATGTACATCAAGCGCGCACAAGGCAATATATATGTATTTACTGGCTCAGTTGGTTATGCTGGCAGCATCGGCAAAGGTAAGGTCACCATTCCGAGTCATTTATTTAAGTTAGTCTACGACCCAAATAAAAAATTGGCTTGGGCTTATTGGGTTGAGAATACCGACGATGCACAAATGAGCGCGCCAATCTCTTATGCTGAATTAATCCAGAAAACTAGTATCGACTTTCATCTTCCAGTGAATGCTGCTGAGATCAGACCTAACCAAGCAACTGAAAAGCAGGCATCCGAGTCGAAACAGCTCGTCGGAGGATGGTATCCAGTCTTTTTCGATCAATACTCACCCGACAAAGTTGCAGCAATCACCTCCAACATCAAGGCTGGAAAGGTTGCCAGCATAGAACTTCAATATGACCGCAACCTCAGTTTGGCTCAAAGCCTAGCGAAAGAGATTGAAGCTCAGAGCTCAATCGTGGTTACACTCTCGCAAAGCAGCCCGCCGGACACACCTAATGTGACTTATGAACGCAATCGCGTCATAGCGATAGTACGCACAAAATAA
- a CDS encoding DUF6662 family protein, which translates to MKLTIKRLVAFSILLATALHFSFANAGEGAFGWIYTLDLQPKGKLEFEQRLQLNKQQAAGSYNAWFSRSELEYGVTNDFQIAGYLNAYYVNANQNYTNSDACDGAASCTSGQPVPESHNPASPYRKGGIEGGALEAIYRITNPVTSPVGVGLYLEPTIGKNKNEIEARLLLQSNFIDDKLVLAGNVVVANEQLKFVGNGNVPESMLDFLVGASYRFAPKWSGGVEARFHNDYSSYNLQNQVQRATFVGPNLHYAEKDWWVTGAWRYQLKGNNCMGDGTAECSNARVWDSHSVNEFIVKVGFPLN; encoded by the coding sequence ATGAAACTGACTATCAAAAGACTTGTTGCCTTCAGCATCCTATTAGCCACCGCCCTGCACTTCTCATTCGCCAATGCGGGTGAAGGCGCATTTGGATGGATCTACACCCTTGATCTACAGCCAAAGGGTAAGTTGGAGTTCGAGCAGCGCTTACAACTGAATAAACAACAAGCGGCAGGATCCTATAACGCATGGTTCTCTAGATCAGAATTGGAATATGGCGTCACGAATGACTTTCAGATTGCAGGCTACCTTAATGCCTATTACGTGAATGCAAATCAAAATTACACCAACTCAGATGCATGCGATGGCGCCGCATCCTGCACTAGCGGACAGCCTGTCCCCGAATCACACAATCCTGCCTCACCCTACAGAAAGGGTGGCATTGAAGGTGGGGCTTTAGAGGCGATCTATCGCATTACCAATCCAGTCACCTCTCCAGTCGGAGTCGGACTATATTTAGAGCCAACTATAGGCAAGAACAAAAATGAAATTGAAGCACGCTTGCTACTGCAATCAAACTTTATAGATGACAAATTGGTTTTGGCTGGAAACGTAGTTGTCGCTAATGAGCAATTGAAGTTCGTTGGAAATGGCAATGTCCCTGAGTCAATGCTGGATTTCCTGGTGGGGGCGAGCTATCGATTTGCACCCAAGTGGTCTGGTGGCGTTGAGGCACGTTTTCATAATGACTACTCTAGCTACAACCTACAAAACCAAGTGCAAAGAGCTACCTTTGTTGGCCCCAACTTACATTACGCAGAAAAAGACTGGTGGGTTACCGGTGCTTGGCGCTATCAACTCAAAGGTAATAACTGCATGGGTGATGGAACTGCAGAGTGCTCCAATGCTCGCGTTTGGGATAGTCACTCAGTAAATGAATTCATTGTCAAAGTCGGCTTCCCACTGAACTAA
- a CDS encoding FAD:protein FMN transferase, with the protein MIRCKPLLGTFVEISTEDGGHSLHAIEMAFRAIEQVQSLMGFHDPDSELSQINARSYLEPIRIHPWTAEVLTIAKEIYVESKGIFNCGIGHRLVEAGLLPRHVRLDDHSFGGIEDLRFIESNLVQSKLPLCLDLGGIAKGYAVDKAVEALLANDIPSGSVNAGGDMRVFGNCTQDIQIRNPRKPLELIQIGSMKLGAIATSSLYFSKRDADAKSYMVNPLNQEHIEFSESYSVIAGECVYADALTKVVSISGNTQHPCLSHFSAQAIKIPHITTL; encoded by the coding sequence ATGATTCGCTGCAAACCACTCTTAGGTACCTTTGTTGAAATTTCAACCGAAGATGGAGGGCATTCACTCCATGCAATAGAGATGGCATTCAGGGCCATTGAACAGGTTCAATCTTTGATGGGCTTTCATGATCCTGACAGCGAGCTTTCTCAAATTAATGCCAGATCTTACTTGGAGCCGATTCGCATTCACCCCTGGACAGCTGAGGTGCTAACCATTGCCAAAGAGATTTATGTTGAGTCTAAAGGCATATTTAATTGTGGAATTGGCCATCGCTTGGTAGAGGCAGGTCTGCTTCCAAGGCATGTCAGACTGGATGATCACTCATTCGGAGGCATTGAAGATCTTCGCTTTATTGAGTCAAACTTGGTTCAATCTAAGCTTCCACTCTGCCTTGATCTTGGTGGCATTGCCAAAGGGTATGCAGTTGATAAGGCGGTAGAGGCTTTACTTGCTAACGACATCCCATCTGGCTCGGTCAATGCTGGTGGTGATATGCGCGTCTTTGGAAATTGCACTCAGGATATTCAAATCCGAAATCCGAGGAAGCCTCTGGAGTTAATTCAGATTGGCAGTATGAAGTTAGGTGCTATTGCGACTAGTAGCCTCTACTTTTCAAAGCGCGACGCTGATGCCAAAAGCTATATGGTCAACCCCCTCAATCAAGAACACATTGAGTTTTCTGAGTCTTATTCAGTCATCGCCGGTGAATGCGTCTATGCGGACGCATTAACTAAAGTGGTCAGTATCTCTGGCAACACCCAACATCCTTGCTTGAGCCATTTCTCTGCCCAAGCCATCAAAATTCCTCACATCACCACCTTATGA
- a CDS encoding FMN-binding protein, whose product MNWKLNSLLIAGLAATTAPIVAHAKIYVSVEQAQKILIPNKPLVKNPIIITDELQDKMRSASSVRQVFQGDRIWKAADGSWFIVDEVVGKHEMITYAVALSPSGAVTGIEILEYVESYGYEVAEAQWRNQFIGKTASDPIKLNQDIQNIGGATLSCKHLTDGVKRVAVLYDIALKNQSQAPKAK is encoded by the coding sequence ATGAACTGGAAACTTAACTCTCTATTAATAGCTGGTCTTGCTGCAACAACGGCACCGATCGTAGCGCACGCCAAGATTTATGTATCCGTCGAACAAGCGCAAAAGATACTCATACCCAATAAACCGCTTGTTAAAAATCCCATCATCATTACAGATGAACTACAAGACAAAATGCGCTCAGCATCTAGCGTTCGACAAGTTTTTCAAGGGGATCGCATTTGGAAGGCGGCTGACGGAAGTTGGTTCATCGTAGATGAGGTGGTAGGCAAACACGAAATGATTACTTATGCCGTTGCACTGAGCCCATCAGGCGCAGTCACCGGCATCGAGATCCTAGAGTATGTTGAATCCTATGGCTATGAAGTGGCTGAAGCCCAGTGGCGCAATCAATTTATCGGCAAAACTGCGTCAGACCCTATTAAGCTTAATCAAGATATTCAAAATATTGGTGGCGCCACACTCTCCTGCAAACATCTCACTGATGGCGTCAAACGTGTTGCAGTGCTTTATGACATTGCGCTCAAAAATCAATCTCAAGCGCCAAAAGCAAAATGA
- a CDS encoding DUF2892 domain-containing protein has translation MKCNVGGIDRILRISVGIVLVVLVANGIVGWWGWLGLIPLATGIFRFCPAYPLLGMNSCGTSSDKDSCCK, from the coding sequence ATGAAATGTAACGTCGGTGGTATCGATCGTATCTTAAGAATCTCGGTAGGTATTGTGCTGGTAGTACTTGTAGCCAACGGTATCGTAGGCTGGTGGGGTTGGCTTGGACTAATTCCATTAGCTACGGGTATTTTCCGTTTCTGCCCAGCTTACCCATTATTGGGAATGAATTCTTGCGGAACATCTAGCGACAAAGATTCTTGCTGCAAGTAA
- a CDS encoding ATP-binding cassette domain-containing protein, which produces MMKKSLIPLLIAIAALFTLPLFIHNPYYIHLVETILIYTILLFGLDIVVGYVGQVSLGHAALFGIGSYTAGVLYFHFGWTIWGTLPASIVVTAIFGGILALPALKVIGPYLAMVTLAFGTIAQILINEMTWLTEGPLGIKIPKPELMGVPMTKAEYFWMVGIILILSMIIVDRFVKSQIGRAFEALRDSPIACDCMGVSVYRFKVIAFVISAGFAGLAGCLYAYSEQYISPNTYNNELAVLFLLGIIMGGRKSRIGAVIGAAIIVLLPKLLDDINLFRIVASVIAIVVVVGAAMALSKQATTLRRVAVPISGVVGLAAFSFWLDTISDWRLSIFGFMILLVVYYLQNGIVGFAKSFYQSIAGKTKTTRGEEVEAVDDSISFISKVSDQNTGAELLKVDSVLMQFGGLKALNNVDLSIKRGTIHGLIGPNGSGKSTMMNVLTGIYVPTAGNVLYAGQSVVGRTSSDIALSGIARTFQNVQLFGEMTAIQNILVGLHHTFKSNMVEIALHLPRYKKEEAEAHARAMALLKFVGLDDLANEEARNLPYGKQRLLEIARALALDPELLLLDEPAAGLTAPDIKELLRIIRKIRDSGITFILIEHHMDVVMSVCDTVSVLDFGQKIAEGKPAEVQADEKVIHAYLGT; this is translated from the coding sequence ATGATGAAGAAGTCCCTAATCCCTCTATTAATTGCAATCGCGGCGCTGTTTACTCTGCCGCTATTCATTCACAATCCTTATTACATCCACTTGGTTGAAACCATTCTGATCTACACCATCTTGTTGTTTGGTTTAGATATTGTGGTGGGTTATGTTGGTCAGGTTTCCTTAGGTCATGCAGCACTCTTTGGTATTGGTTCATATACCGCTGGTGTGCTGTATTTCCACTTTGGCTGGACTATTTGGGGAACCCTCCCAGCATCTATCGTGGTAACCGCGATATTCGGTGGCATCTTGGCTCTACCAGCGTTAAAGGTTATCGGACCTTACTTGGCGATGGTGACCTTGGCTTTTGGAACCATTGCACAGATCTTGATTAACGAGATGACGTGGTTGACTGAAGGCCCATTGGGCATCAAGATTCCTAAGCCTGAGCTAATGGGCGTGCCGATGACTAAAGCAGAGTATTTCTGGATGGTCGGCATCATCTTGATTCTCTCCATGATCATCGTAGACCGTTTTGTTAAATCACAAATTGGTCGTGCGTTTGAGGCATTACGCGATAGTCCTATTGCCTGTGACTGTATGGGTGTCTCCGTATATCGCTTTAAAGTCATTGCGTTTGTAATCAGCGCCGGCTTTGCTGGCTTAGCCGGTTGCTTGTATGCCTACTCTGAGCAGTACATCTCACCAAATACCTATAACAACGAACTGGCAGTTTTGTTCTTGCTAGGCATCATCATGGGTGGACGTAAGTCACGCATTGGTGCAGTTATTGGTGCGGCGATTATTGTGTTGTTGCCAAAACTCTTGGATGACATTAATTTGTTCCGTATTGTTGCTTCGGTCATCGCTATCGTGGTTGTCGTCGGTGCGGCAATGGCGCTGTCTAAACAGGCCACAACATTAAGGCGTGTAGCCGTGCCTATCTCTGGTGTCGTTGGCTTGGCAGCGTTTTCATTCTGGCTCGACACAATCTCTGATTGGCGCCTGAGTATTTTCGGCTTCATGATTTTGCTAGTGGTGTACTACTTGCAAAACGGTATTGTTGGTTTTGCGAAGAGCTTCTACCAATCGATTGCTGGCAAGACTAAAACTACTCGTGGTGAAGAAGTTGAAGCAGTGGATGACTCCATCAGCTTTATCAGCAAAGTTAGCGATCAAAATACCGGTGCTGAGCTCCTGAAGGTTGACTCAGTATTGATGCAGTTCGGTGGTTTGAAGGCATTGAACAACGTTGATCTGAGCATCAAGCGTGGCACTATTCATGGTCTGATCGGTCCTAACGGTTCCGGTAAGAGCACGATGATGAACGTGTTGACAGGTATTTATGTGCCTACAGCAGGTAACGTTCTCTATGCCGGTCAAAGCGTTGTGGGCCGCACATCTTCAGATATTGCACTTTCTGGTATCGCTCGTACTTTCCAGAACGTTCAGCTCTTCGGTGAAATGACAGCCATCCAAAACATTTTGGTTGGTCTGCACCACACCTTTAAGTCCAATATGGTGGAGATTGCACTGCATCTACCGCGTTACAAGAAGGAGGAGGCAGAGGCGCATGCTCGTGCAATGGCTCTTCTTAAGTTCGTTGGCTTGGATGACTTGGCAAATGAAGAAGCGCGCAACTTGCCATACGGTAAGCAGCGTCTCTTAGAGATTGCTCGTGCCTTGGCTTTGGATCCAGAACTGCTCTTGTTGGATGAGCCAGCTGCTGGTTTGACAGCGCCGGACATTAAAGAACTCTTGCGCATTATTCGTAAGATCCGCGATAGCGGTATTACCTTCATCCTGATTGAGCATCATATGGATGTGGTGATGTCAGTATGCGACACCGTTTCTGTATTGGACTTCGGTCAGAAGATTGCAGAAGGTAAACCAGCTGAAGTTCAGGCAGACGAGAAGGTGATTCATGCCTACTTGGGTACTTAA
- a CDS encoding branched-chain amino acid ABC transporter permease codes for MDMLAQILSSGIAVGMIYAVIAFGFQLTFATSGTLNFGQGEALMLGALVGLTCVDTFGMNYWVMIPVVCLFGMIQGGFVELIGVRPAIKIKSEFGWIMSTIALGIIFKNVAENIWGRDALPFPSPLPMEPMSFLGASILPMEILVVVGALVMMLLVEFFNRKTIYGKAVVATANDRDAAGLMGINTSVVITFSYALSSLTAAFAGVLIAPLTLTGASMGGALGLKAFAVAIIGGLSSGMGIIVGGLILGIVETATGFYVSTGYKDVPGLILLLLVLAYKPSGLFGKSAIKKV; via the coding sequence ATGGACATGCTTGCACAAATCCTCTCGAGCGGTATCGCTGTGGGGATGATCTATGCGGTAATCGCTTTCGGTTTCCAGCTCACTTTTGCCACCTCAGGCACCTTGAACTTCGGTCAAGGTGAAGCGCTGATGTTGGGTGCTCTAGTAGGTTTAACCTGCGTAGACACTTTCGGCATGAACTACTGGGTCATGATTCCAGTAGTGTGTTTATTTGGAATGATTCAGGGTGGCTTTGTCGAGCTCATCGGTGTTCGCCCAGCAATCAAAATTAAATCTGAGTTTGGTTGGATTATGTCCACCATCGCTCTCGGTATTATTTTTAAGAACGTCGCTGAAAACATCTGGGGTCGCGACGCTTTGCCATTCCCATCACCATTGCCAATGGAGCCAATGAGCTTCTTGGGCGCGAGTATTCTGCCGATGGAAATTTTGGTAGTCGTTGGTGCGCTTGTAATGATGTTATTAGTTGAGTTCTTTAACCGTAAAACAATTTACGGTAAAGCAGTGGTTGCTACAGCGAATGACCGCGATGCTGCTGGCTTGATGGGTATTAACACCAGCGTCGTAATTACCTTCTCCTATGCGCTCTCCTCTTTAACTGCCGCATTTGCTGGTGTCTTGATTGCACCTTTGACGCTCACTGGTGCAAGCATGGGTGGCGCATTAGGTTTGAAAGCATTCGCCGTGGCGATTATTGGCGGCTTGTCTAGCGGTATGGGAATTATTGTGGGCGGCCTAATTTTAGGAATTGTAGAAACCGCTACTGGTTTTTACGTCTCCACTGGCTATAAAGATGTTCCAGGTTTGATCTTGCTGTTGCTTGTCCTTGCATACAAGCCATCTGGTCTCTTTGGTAAATCTGCAATTAAGAAAGTTTAA
- a CDS encoding sulfite exporter TauE/SafE family protein, with protein sequence MDYSILISPSLGILVGVLMGLTGAGGGILSVPLLVFFLGLPIAEAAPIALCAVALASSIGAILGLRNKILRYKAAGFMAIFGLALSPLGLWLAPQIPNAPLQIIFSLILLYVALRLLSQARNQINGIPEASRKPPPCLMNPAIGKLQWTLPCARALMFAGSLAGFLSGLLGVGGGFIIVPALKRYTDLPVKSIVATSLGVLAIITGGGAIFSAMSGNLNIVVAAPFSLAALGGLLLGMLLGKKLSGPHTQLIFSIFTLVIAIGLLTKGVLTLNL encoded by the coding sequence ATGGACTACTCAATTCTTATCAGCCCCTCGCTAGGAATCCTAGTGGGCGTTCTTATGGGTCTTACCGGCGCTGGGGGCGGGATTTTATCGGTCCCACTATTAGTCTTTTTCCTGGGGCTGCCTATTGCGGAGGCAGCGCCAATTGCACTGTGCGCCGTTGCCCTTGCCTCTAGTATTGGGGCCATCCTAGGCCTTAGAAATAAGATCTTGCGCTATAAGGCGGCTGGGTTCATGGCGATCTTTGGCTTAGCGCTTTCGCCTTTGGGCCTCTGGCTGGCACCACAGATTCCGAACGCTCCCCTGCAAATCATATTTAGCCTGATCCTCCTGTATGTTGCTCTACGTCTCTTAAGCCAGGCGCGCAATCAGATCAATGGCATACCCGAAGCAAGCAGAAAGCCACCCCCATGCCTAATGAATCCAGCCATAGGAAAACTTCAGTGGACCCTACCCTGTGCGCGGGCCCTGATGTTCGCCGGTAGTCTAGCTGGGTTTTTATCGGGATTGCTAGGTGTAGGTGGTGGATTTATCATCGTCCCAGCACTCAAACGCTACACCGACCTGCCAGTCAAATCGATTGTCGCTACTTCACTTGGAGTACTGGCCATCATCACTGGAGGTGGAGCAATTTTCTCAGCAATGAGTGGCAACCTAAATATTGTAGTTGCGGCTCCATTTTCGCTTGCCGCATTGGGTGGACTATTGCTTGGGATGCTCTTAGGTAAAAAGTTAAGCGGTCCGCATACCCAGCTCATTTTCTCGATCTTTACCTTGGTGATTGCCATTGGCTTACTCACCAAGGGAGTGCTAACTTTGAATCTGTGA